In Aerococcus loyolae, a genomic segment contains:
- a CDS encoding MFS transporter, whose protein sequence is MNLLKKNIRIYLLSIFLTTISYALPHSILTVLLLAKGVSLSQIALIQMAYSGGMILSEFPSGVISDLWSRKSLYLLSKVLLIVMFCLVLFTSNFWTLALAWFTYGIASAFDSGTLDSEIIVSLKESDRALIPQFVSIDNNTQTFALLLGSVLGSFLYFKINILIYLLAILLTGISIFLVYFLYQENPRKNEDLISINTVLMKEQIRESFSELMHNAKLRKIFCVALISQIFFQTHFQLWQAFLLEKSVKEEHFIFYYVIFQVITIVAYSVPIDHVKERFKKRHFSIKLLILIMVILPFLLLSKQFFLFSSAYIIFVFLFFLIEYIVNSYFNDAVSEDNISSLVSLKSTVSRLFSMLCLLVMSLLLNRFSTSLIVSMSFLISFLLLLGFYYWNRFSNMTK, encoded by the coding sequence ATGAACCTACTTAAAAAAAACATTAGAATTTATCTTCTATCGATTTTCTTAACCACCATTTCATATGCGCTGCCCCATTCCATTTTAACGGTGCTTTTACTGGCAAAAGGAGTATCACTCTCACAAATCGCTCTTATCCAAATGGCCTATAGTGGTGGAATGATTCTTTCCGAGTTTCCCAGTGGAGTCATTTCAGACTTGTGGTCGAGAAAATCCTTATATTTATTGTCTAAAGTTTTGTTAATAGTGATGTTTTGTTTAGTTCTATTCACTTCAAATTTTTGGACCCTTGCACTTGCCTGGTTTACCTATGGCATAGCCTCTGCCTTTGATAGTGGTACTTTAGATTCAGAAATTATTGTTTCCTTAAAAGAAAGTGATCGTGCCCTGATTCCTCAATTTGTTTCGATTGATAATAATACCCAAACCTTTGCCTTACTATTAGGCAGTGTATTAGGTAGTTTTTTATATTTTAAAATAAACATCCTTATTTATTTACTAGCCATTCTATTAACCGGCATTTCTATTTTCTTGGTTTACTTTCTTTACCAAGAAAATCCTAGAAAAAATGAAGATCTTATTTCCATCAATACGGTCTTAATGAAAGAACAAATTAGAGAAAGTTTTTCCGAACTCATGCATAATGCTAAACTACGAAAAATATTCTGTGTGGCTTTGATCAGTCAAATCTTCTTTCAAACTCATTTCCAACTTTGGCAGGCTTTTTTACTAGAAAAATCAGTTAAAGAAGAACATTTTATTTTCTATTATGTCATTTTTCAAGTAATCACTATAGTTGCTTATAGTGTACCCATTGATCATGTGAAAGAACGATTCAAAAAGAGGCATTTCTCTATCAAGCTATTGATACTGATAATGGTCATTCTTCCCTTTTTACTCCTATCCAAGCAATTCTTTTTATTTAGTTCAGCATATATTATATTCGTTTTTCTCTTTTTCCTAATTGAATATATAGTCAACTCCTATTTTAATGATGCCGTTTCAGAAGATAATATTTCTTCTCTAGTTTCCTTAAAGTCAACCGTATCACGTCTATTTTCCATGCTCTGCTTATTGGTTATGAGTCTTCTGCTTAATCGATTTTCAACCAGTTTAATTGTTTCCATGAGCTTTCTGATCTCATTCCTGCTGCTTTTAGGCTTCTATTATTGGAACAGATTCAGTAACATGACCAAATAA
- the rpsI gene encoding 30S ribosomal protein S9, whose amino-acid sequence MAQASYQATGRRKDSTARVRLVPGTGNIFFNGKAMEEYLPYASLFVIVKQPLAVTQTEGQYDIHINVQGGGFAGQSGAARHGIARALLEVDPDFRKPLKEAGLLSRDPRMKERRKPGLKKARKAPQFSKR is encoded by the coding sequence GTGGCACAAGCAAGTTATCAAGCAACAGGACGCCGTAAGGATTCTACTGCCCGCGTACGCTTAGTACCTGGTACTGGTAATATCTTCTTTAACGGTAAAGCGATGGAAGAATACTTACCATACGCATCCTTATTCGTAATCGTTAAACAACCATTAGCCGTAACACAAACTGAAGGTCAATATGACATCCATATTAACGTTCAAGGTGGCGGTTTTGCTGGCCAATCTGGTGCAGCTCGTCACGGTATTGCCCGTGCATTATTGGAAGTAGATCCTGACTTCCGTAAACCATTAAAAGAAGCTGGTTTATTATCACGTGACCCACGTATGAAGGAACGTCGTAAACCAGGTCTTAAGAAAGCGCGTAAGGCACCTCAATTCTCCAAACGTTAG
- the rplM gene encoding 50S ribosomal protein L13, translating to MRQTYMAKASEVERNWVVLDATDIALGRLAAVATNMLRGKNKPTFTPNVDTGDHVIIINADKVKLTGNKAQDKKYYHHTGYPGGIKETTAGKLRAEKPERLIETAVRGMLPKNRLGRKQFTHLHVYSGSDHKHQAQQPETIDITELI from the coding sequence ATGCGTCAAACTTATATGGCAAAAGCTAGCGAAGTTGAACGTAACTGGGTTGTTCTTGACGCGACTGATATTGCATTAGGTCGTTTAGCAGCTGTAGCAACAAATATGTTACGTGGTAAAAATAAACCAACTTTTACCCCTAATGTTGATACTGGTGATCACGTGATTATCATCAACGCTGATAAGGTAAAATTAACTGGTAATAAAGCCCAAGATAAGAAATACTATCACCACACTGGTTACCCAGGTGGGATTAAAGAAACCACTGCTGGTAAATTACGTGCAGAAAAACCTGAACGTTTAATTGAAACCGCAGTTCGTGGTATGTTACCTAAGAATCGTTTAGGCCGTAAACAATTCACCCACTTACATGTATACAGTGGTAGCGACCATAAACATCAAGCGCAACAACCAGAAACCATCGATATTACAGAATTAATTTAA
- a CDS encoding serine hydrolase — MVKISFLLIGLIILGGFAYLLVRAIRLDKLKATKQVLAVITMLLFVLNLGLAVSIIRQQAAGEKQQIDKMADQYLAWLDKESGARQSKALESALQGLVSDLTEGQVGIAVFNQEGKKIVAINDQVDFITASTYKPLLAAAALYLLEEGEISASQEERIKQLIIPTIQWSDNDRAITLGRDIVNYDRFNQIMHDWGFQTFRVETSGDYSLHITPEDLARFYQELEQGKLLNSEHTAFLLEQLQQSQEPIPFDEALAGEDNYWNKYGLLTGIYNESGIYKDAKGKSYYLAVMTSDWLASDSEKTDWFKQLAEVFNQYLYKE; from the coding sequence ATGGTAAAGATAAGTTTCTTGCTAATAGGCTTGATCATCCTAGGCGGCTTTGCTTATTTACTGGTGCGGGCCATTCGCTTAGATAAGTTAAAGGCCACCAAACAAGTATTGGCAGTCATTACAATGCTTTTATTTGTACTTAACCTGGGCCTGGCGGTCTCAATTATCCGCCAGCAGGCTGCGGGAGAAAAGCAGCAAATCGACAAGATGGCTGACCAATACCTGGCCTGGCTGGATAAGGAAAGCGGGGCCAGACAATCTAAGGCCTTGGAAAGTGCCTTGCAAGGCTTAGTCAGCGACTTGACAGAAGGGCAGGTTGGGATAGCGGTTTTTAACCAAGAGGGGAAAAAGATCGTTGCTATCAATGACCAAGTCGACTTTATTACTGCCTCTACCTATAAACCTCTTCTAGCCGCTGCTGCCCTTTACCTCTTAGAAGAAGGGGAAATTAGTGCCAGTCAGGAAGAGCGGATTAAACAGCTTATTATCCCAACTATCCAGTGGTCTGACAATGACCGCGCTATTACCCTAGGGCGCGATATTGTCAATTATGACCGCTTTAACCAAATTATGCATGATTGGGGTTTTCAGACTTTTCGTGTTGAAACCTCTGGGGACTATTCCTTACATATTACTCCTGAAGACTTGGCCCGTTTTTACCAGGAACTGGAGCAGGGCAAGCTATTGAATAGCGAACATACGGCCTTCTTGCTCGAGCAATTGCAGCAGTCTCAGGAGCCAATCCCCTTTGACGAGGCCCTGGCTGGAGAGGATAATTATTGGAACAAGTATGGCTTGCTCACCGGTATCTACAATGAAAGTGGAATTTATAAAGACGCCAAGGGAAAAAGTTATTACCTGGCCGTGATGACGTCCGATTGGTTAGCCAGTGATAGTGAGAAAACGGACTGGTTTAAGCAATTAGCTGAGGTCTTTAACCAGTACTTGTATAAGGAGTAA
- the truA gene encoding tRNA pseudouridine(38-40) synthase TruA: MQQRYKATIAYDGSPYVGFQVQPNGPSIQAALEKALKLMTKGQEIPVYGSGRTDSGVHALGQVVHFDYPSEIETKGLLRALNSILDDAICVKAVEPVEKHFHARYHALRKAYLYKVSLAPFVSPFDRHYVLHHPYRTDVSRIQAALPALIGAHNFKSFCSTKTDKTVFDREIYRAECQSSEDGQALTFYFEGNGFLYNMVRIIVGTCLQIGDGLRPVDNLSDLLRIQDRNAAGPTAKAHGLYLHHVDYPSRAERIAKSEANGFY; this comes from the coding sequence ATGCAGCAACGCTATAAAGCGACGATTGCCTATGATGGTAGCCCCTATGTGGGCTTTCAAGTCCAACCCAATGGTCCCAGCATCCAAGCTGCCCTGGAAAAGGCCTTGAAATTAATGACGAAGGGCCAAGAGATACCTGTCTATGGGTCTGGCCGTACCGATTCTGGGGTCCATGCCCTAGGGCAAGTGGTTCACTTTGACTACCCTTCAGAGATTGAAACGAAGGGCTTATTACGGGCCTTAAATAGCATCTTAGATGACGCCATTTGTGTGAAGGCGGTTGAACCGGTGGAAAAACACTTCCACGCCCGCTACCATGCCTTGAGAAAGGCTTATTTATATAAGGTGTCCTTGGCCCCTTTTGTTTCGCCTTTTGACCGCCATTACGTTCTCCACCATCCCTATCGTACTGATGTTTCTCGGATCCAAGCCGCCTTGCCGGCCTTGATAGGGGCGCATAACTTTAAGAGTTTCTGCTCCACTAAAACGGATAAAACCGTCTTTGACCGGGAGATCTACCGGGCCGAATGTCAGTCCTCTGAGGACGGCCAGGCCTTGACTTTTTATTTTGAGGGCAATGGCTTTCTTTACAACATGGTGCGGATTATTGTGGGGACCTGCTTGCAGATTGGCGATGGTCTGCGTCCAGTGGACAATCTCAGTGACTTGCTAAGGATTCAAGACCGGAACGCCGCGGGGCCCACCGCCAAGGCACATGGCCTCTACTTGCACCATGTGGACTATCCCAGTCGAGCGGAACGGATTGCTAAGTCAGAGGCGAACGGCTTCTATTAG
- a CDS encoding energy-coupling factor transporter transmembrane component T family protein, with the protein MKNKFIMGRYLNGDSLVHRMDPRAKLIIMFILLIFIFFANNGLTYGILGLLVVGFVWLTGISLKIFLKGLKPMILLILITVTLQLFFTRTGEVYWQWGFLAITDEGLWNALFIFLRFVYIIFISTILTLTTKPLDITDGLESLMKPLKNILPVHEIALMLSIALRFVPTLLEETDKIMDAQWARGVDFSEGSLMSRIKAIIPILVPLFVSAFDRAYDLSIAMEARGYQGGEGRTKYRLLHWHQRDTMAIGLVACVCLAILIFRS; encoded by the coding sequence ATGAAGAATAAATTTATTATGGGACGTTATTTGAACGGGGATTCTCTGGTCCACCGAATGGATCCAAGGGCCAAATTGATCATTATGTTCATCTTACTGATCTTTATCTTTTTCGCCAATAATGGCCTGACTTATGGGATCTTAGGTCTCTTAGTGGTGGGCTTTGTCTGGTTGACCGGGATTTCTTTGAAAATCTTTCTCAAGGGCTTAAAGCCGATGATCCTATTGATCCTAATTACGGTGACCTTACAATTATTCTTTACCCGGACAGGGGAAGTCTACTGGCAATGGGGCTTTTTAGCCATCACCGATGAAGGTCTATGGAATGCCTTATTTATCTTTTTACGTTTCGTTTATATTATTTTCATTTCTACTATCCTTACCTTAACCACTAAACCCCTGGATATTACTGATGGCTTAGAAAGTTTGATGAAGCCCTTAAAAAATATTCTACCAGTCCATGAAATTGCCCTAATGCTATCCATTGCCCTGCGCTTTGTACCGACCTTATTAGAAGAGACGGATAAGATTATGGATGCCCAATGGGCCCGTGGGGTTGACTTTAGCGAGGGCTCCTTAATGAGCCGGATTAAGGCCATTATCCCCATTCTAGTGCCCCTCTTTGTCTCGGCTTTTGACCGCGCCTATGACTTATCCATTGCTATGGAAGCGCGTGGCTACCAAGGGGGCGAAGGGCGGACCAAGTACCGTTTACTCCACTGGCACCAACGCGATACTATGGCTATCGGGCTAGTGGCTTGTGTTTGCCTAGCAATATTAATCTTTAGGTCCTAA
- a CDS encoding energy-coupling factor ABC transporter ATP-binding protein, whose amino-acid sequence MQIEFQGVSYAYGAGTPFETLSLHDVNLTIPDQSFTAFIGHTGSGKSTAIKHLNGLLKPTQGTVQIGPDQVTKNSKGEVLRRIRSQVGIVFQFPESQLFEETVLKDVMFGPLNYGASEEEARQKAIEALDLVGLASELYDQSPFDLSGGQMRRVAIAGILAMEPQVLVLDEPTAGLDPKGHRDMMAMFYRLYKERQLTVVLVTHQMNDAAQYANHIVVMNKGTVVRQGPTAEIFSDADWLRDHSLSLPDSLEFKAVLADQAGIQLQDNPLTVDQLADSILNYFELGEVQDEE is encoded by the coding sequence ATGCAAATTGAATTCCAAGGCGTAAGTTATGCTTATGGGGCAGGCACTCCCTTTGAAACCTTGTCTTTGCATGATGTCAATTTAACCATTCCCGACCAAAGTTTTACCGCCTTTATTGGCCATACCGGTAGCGGGAAGTCAACCGCCATCAAACACCTTAACGGCCTCCTGAAGCCTACCCAAGGAACAGTTCAGATTGGGCCAGACCAGGTGACCAAGAATTCTAAAGGGGAAGTTCTACGGCGCATCCGCAGCCAAGTAGGGATTGTTTTTCAGTTCCCCGAGTCGCAACTTTTTGAAGAGACTGTCCTTAAAGATGTCATGTTTGGCCCCTTAAACTACGGAGCCAGTGAGGAAGAAGCCCGTCAAAAAGCCATTGAAGCCCTTGACTTAGTTGGGTTAGCGAGTGAGCTTTATGACCAATCACCCTTTGACTTATCTGGTGGGCAAATGCGTCGAGTAGCTATTGCTGGTATCCTTGCCATGGAACCCCAGGTCTTAGTCTTGGACGAACCCACGGCTGGTTTGGATCCTAAAGGCCACCGGGACATGATGGCCATGTTCTACCGACTCTATAAGGAACGCCAGTTGACGGTGGTTCTGGTGACCCATCAAATGAATGACGCCGCCCAATATGCCAATCATATTGTCGTGATGAATAAAGGAACCGTGGTTCGTCAAGGACCCACAGCAGAAATCTTTTCTGATGCTGACTGGCTCAGAGACCATAGCCTGTCACTACCTGATAGTTTAGAATTTAAGGCGGTTTTAGCTGACCAAGCAGGAATTCAACTCCAAGACAATCCGCTAACCGTTGACCAACTCGCGGATAGTATTCTTAACTATTTTGAACTAGGGGAGGTTCAAGATGAAGAATAA
- a CDS encoding energy-coupling factor ABC transporter ATP-binding protein encodes MESIISVKDVSFRYDKEEDKQTIKQVSFDIFDQEWVAIIGHNGSGKSTMAKLIDGLLEAESGQIRVADLELNEANVWTIRQNIGLVFQNPDNQFVGATVEDDVAFGLENAAVPHDEMVERVNWALEEVGMSAYRQYEPSNLSGGQKQRVAIAGIIALQPRVIILDEATSMLDPEGREEVMEVIRRLKEKSQLTVLSITHDLSEAASADRILVFRQGEIVNEGKPAEIFSYGDKLIDMGLGVPFSAQLKNALAQRGFSFKKDYYTEEGLVDYLCKLNSKA; translated from the coding sequence TTGGAGTCGATCATCTCTGTCAAAGATGTTAGCTTTCGCTATGATAAGGAAGAAGACAAACAAACCATCAAACAGGTTTCTTTTGATATCTTTGACCAAGAATGGGTAGCCATTATCGGTCATAATGGCTCAGGAAAATCTACCATGGCCAAACTAATTGATGGCTTATTAGAAGCAGAATCCGGCCAGATTCGGGTAGCCGACTTAGAGCTCAATGAAGCTAATGTCTGGACGATCCGGCAAAATATTGGTCTGGTTTTTCAAAATCCTGATAATCAATTCGTTGGGGCTACTGTTGAAGACGATGTGGCCTTTGGCTTGGAGAATGCTGCGGTGCCACACGATGAAATGGTCGAGCGGGTCAATTGGGCCTTAGAAGAAGTCGGTATGTCGGCTTATCGGCAATATGAACCCAGTAACTTATCAGGGGGGCAAAAACAACGGGTAGCCATTGCTGGCATTATTGCCCTCCAGCCCCGGGTCATTATCTTAGATGAAGCTACTTCCATGCTTGACCCAGAAGGGCGTGAAGAAGTGATGGAGGTCATCCGCCGTCTAAAGGAAAAGAGCCAGCTCACCGTCCTATCCATTACCCATGACTTAAGTGAAGCGGCCAGTGCGGACCGGATCTTAGTTTTCCGCCAGGGAGAAATCGTTAATGAAGGCAAACCGGCAGAAATATTTTCCTATGGGGATAAGTTGATCGATATGGGATTGGGCGTGCCCTTTAGTGCGCAATTAAAAAATGCCCTAGCCCAACGTGGTTTTTCATTTAAAAAAGATTACTATACTGAGGAAGGGTTGGTGGATTACTTATGCAAATTGAATTCCAAGGCGTAA
- a CDS encoding acyltransferase family protein has protein sequence MRQERLYLPQLDTLRLFAMLAIICYHFFTNSLPGGFLAVDIFLILSGYLVISQLERRFREGKSFRLGWQFFRRLGKMFWPLVFFIILLLALLLLFQPELLTNIRPVVFSSLAFVNNWYQIAIGSSYFAEFLHPSLLTHLWYLGVYLQSLVVFYFIYGLLRRRMTKQHFTYFLIVLALMSVAWMAFIFTPGQDPSRAYYGTDSRLFSFLLGSIAFLMGEESMDFSHRLLKTSWTPDLIALVTAGILAVLMKFLNDSSIWTYYGGMLVFDLLVVLFVLAIVQDQSFIGKALRFKPLAYIGRKNYFVYLTYYPIYIVFTAHASQQNWFTMQPWLQVLAIFVIGLLLDALVNQRLVTVPIYLRPKGEPLRLITGFRQVRSKETPWYQKVLFWGFTLVLALALFALVTAPKGEVVLKSEAEAREAREAIEQANREKHTIASDSDEDIEKYRQSLSQDQQAIVSDFSNEVLYQANGLSFTFLGDSLTIDVSKGITALFPRSNICAKVGLQVYQAGEMIDSFSADNEIQDKVVVDLGANGGFTSQQINQLLKRFEGKKIYLVNTHVNRPWRQQVNEALKATADSRKDCQLIDWSAYYDQNAQADWLSQDGIHFSKAGVKAWTDYVGRALIEDNK, from the coding sequence ATGCGCCAAGAACGGCTATATTTACCTCAGCTAGATACCCTGAGGCTCTTTGCCATGCTTGCCATCATTTGCTATCATTTCTTCACCAATTCCTTGCCGGGTGGCTTTTTAGCGGTGGATATATTCTTAATCCTATCAGGCTACTTGGTGATCAGTCAGTTAGAACGGCGGTTTAGGGAAGGCAAGTCCTTCAGACTGGGCTGGCAGTTTTTCAGGCGCTTAGGGAAGATGTTTTGGCCCTTGGTCTTTTTTATTATTCTCTTACTAGCGCTCTTACTTCTATTTCAACCTGAGCTGTTAACCAATATCCGCCCAGTGGTCTTCTCCAGCTTGGCCTTTGTCAATAACTGGTATCAGATTGCCATCGGGTCTTCCTATTTTGCTGAATTTCTCCACCCCTCGCTTTTGACCCATCTTTGGTACTTAGGGGTCTACCTACAATCGCTAGTGGTTTTTTATTTCATCTATGGCTTACTGCGGCGGCGGATGACCAAACAGCATTTTACTTATTTCTTAATCGTCTTAGCCTTGATGTCAGTGGCCTGGATGGCTTTTATCTTTACTCCCGGTCAAGATCCCAGTCGGGCCTACTATGGGACCGATAGCCGCTTATTTTCCTTTTTACTGGGAAGCATTGCTTTCTTGATGGGGGAAGAAAGCATGGACTTCTCACATCGCTTGCTTAAGACGTCTTGGACGCCAGACTTAATTGCCCTAGTGACTGCTGGTATATTAGCAGTCTTGATGAAATTCTTGAATGATTCTTCCATATGGACTTACTACGGGGGCATGTTGGTCTTTGACCTACTGGTAGTCTTATTTGTCTTGGCTATTGTCCAAGATCAGTCCTTTATTGGTAAGGCTCTTCGTTTTAAGCCTTTGGCCTATATCGGGCGGAAGAATTATTTTGTCTACCTGACCTATTATCCGATTTATATTGTCTTTACCGCTCACGCCAGTCAACAAAACTGGTTTACCATGCAACCGTGGTTACAGGTCTTGGCCATCTTTGTAATAGGTCTACTCTTAGACGCCTTAGTTAACCAGCGCTTAGTGACAGTCCCGATTTATTTACGGCCTAAAGGGGAGCCCCTGCGTTTAATTACAGGCTTTCGTCAAGTCCGGTCTAAGGAGACTCCTTGGTATCAAAAAGTTCTCTTTTGGGGCTTTACCCTGGTTCTAGCCCTGGCTCTCTTTGCCCTGGTGACGGCACCTAAGGGCGAAGTGGTTCTCAAGTCTGAAGCTGAAGCCCGGGAGGCCCGTGAAGCGATCGAACAAGCCAACCGGGAAAAGCATACCATCGCTAGTGATAGTGACGAAGATATTGAAAAATACCGGCAATCGCTCAGTCAAGACCAACAGGCCATTGTCAGTGATTTCTCCAATGAGGTCCTCTACCAGGCGAACGGCCTCAGTTTTACCTTCTTAGGCGACTCCTTAACCATCGATGTCTCTAAGGGGATTACGGCCCTCTTCCCACGGTCAAATATCTGTGCCAAGGTGGGACTCCAAGTCTACCAAGCAGGTGAAATGATCGATAGCTTTAGCGCTGATAATGAGATCCAGGATAAAGTGGTGGTAGACTTAGGAGCCAATGGTGGCTTTACTTCCCAACAAATCAACCAATTGCTGAAACGCTTTGAAGGTAAGAAGATTTACCTGGTCAATACCCATGTCAACCGACCTTGGCGCCAACAAGTTAACGAAGCCTTGAAAGCAACCGCTGATAGCAGGAAGGACTGTCAATTAATTGATTGGTCCGCTTACTATGATCAAAATGCCCAAGCCGATTGGCTCAGCCAAGATGGCATTCACTTCTCAAAAGCGGGGGTCAAGGCTTGGACCGACTATGTGGGACGGGCACTAATTGAAGATAATAAGTGA
- the rplQ gene encoding 50S ribosomal protein L17: MSYRKLGRSSSQRKALLRDLTTDLLINERITTTETRAKEIRKTAEKMITLGKKGDLASRRRAASYLRNEVSDVRVEDEKIVIETVLQKLFNDLGERYADRQGGYTRILKTEPRRGDNAPMAIIELV, translated from the coding sequence ATGAGTTACCGTAAATTAGGTCGTAGTAGCTCTCAACGTAAAGCCTTATTACGTGATTTAACTACTGACTTATTAATCAACGAACGCATTACCACGACTGAAACTCGCGCTAAAGAAATTCGTAAAACTGCTGAAAAAATGATCACTTTAGGTAAAAAAGGCGATCTCGCTTCTCGTCGTCGCGCAGCAAGTTACTTACGTAATGAAGTGAGCGATGTTCGTGTTGAAGACGAAAAAATCGTTATTGAAACCGTTCTTCAAAAGTTATTCAATGACTTAGGTGAACGCTACGCTGACCGTCAAGGTGGTTATACTCGTATTTTGAAAACCGAACCACGTCGTGGCGACAACGCTCCAATGGCGATTATTGAATTAGTATAA
- a CDS encoding DNA-directed RNA polymerase subunit alpha: MIEIEKPNIETIETSEDNKFGKFAVEPLERGYGTTLGNSLRRVLLSSLPGTAVTSIKIENVLHEFSTIPGVREDVTQIVLNIKQLALKLYDVDEKDIELDITGPAEVTAADITADADFDVLNPDLHICSLAEGAKIHILMHVKNGRGFVRAENNKTDDMPIGVIPVDSIYTPIKKVNYQVENTRIGEVNEYDKLTFDIWTDGTIAPKEALSLAAKVLTEHLAIFVSLTDEAQEAEIMVEKEETQKEKMLEMTIEELDLSVRSYNCLKRAGINTVEELTQKTEAEMMKVRNLGRKSLDEVKGKLDALDLSLKDDD; the protein is encoded by the coding sequence ATGATCGAAATTGAAAAGCCAAATATCGAAACCATTGAAACCAGCGAAGATAATAAGTTTGGTAAATTCGCTGTCGAACCACTAGAGAGAGGTTATGGGACGACTTTAGGTAATTCCCTTCGTCGTGTACTTTTATCCTCATTACCAGGGACAGCTGTTACATCGATAAAGATTGAAAATGTTTTACATGAATTTTCAACTATTCCAGGAGTACGTGAAGACGTTACCCAAATTGTTCTTAATATTAAGCAACTTGCGCTTAAATTATACGATGTCGATGAAAAGGACATTGAACTTGATATCACTGGACCAGCTGAAGTAACTGCTGCAGATATTACTGCTGATGCGGACTTCGATGTTTTGAATCCAGATCTACATATTTGTTCTTTGGCTGAAGGTGCCAAAATCCATATTCTGATGCATGTTAAGAATGGACGTGGCTTTGTTCGTGCTGAAAACAACAAAACGGACGACATGCCTATTGGTGTCATTCCGGTCGATTCAATCTATACACCAATCAAGAAGGTTAACTACCAAGTAGAAAATACCCGGATCGGTGAAGTCAATGAGTACGATAAATTGACTTTCGATATTTGGACGGATGGAACGATTGCCCCTAAGGAAGCTTTAAGCTTAGCGGCTAAAGTCTTAACGGAACATCTTGCAATCTTTGTTAGCCTAACTGATGAAGCTCAAGAAGCTGAAATCATGGTTGAGAAAGAAGAAACACAAAAAGAAAAAATGCTCGAAATGACCATTGAGGAATTAGACTTATCGGTACGGTCCTATAACTGCTTGAAACGGGCAGGGATTAACACCGTTGAAGAACTTACTCAAAAGACTGAAGCAGAAATGATGAAGGTCCGTAACCTAGGACGTAAATCATTAGACGAAGTCAAGGGCAAACTCGACGCATTAGACTTATCTTTAAAAGATGATGACTAA
- the rpsK gene encoding 30S ribosomal protein S11, whose protein sequence is MAKAKRQGSRKRRVKKHVESGVAHIHSTFNNTIVMITDEQGNAISWSSAGALGFKGSRKSTPYAAQLASETAAKTAMDHGMKTVEVSVKGPGSGRESAIRALQAAGLEVTAIRDVTPIPHNGCRPPKRRRV, encoded by the coding sequence ATGGCAAAAGCAAAACGTCAAGGATCACGTAAACGTCGTGTCAAGAAGCATGTTGAGTCAGGCGTTGCACATATCCACTCAACATTCAACAATACTATTGTGATGATTACTGATGAACAAGGAAATGCGATTTCTTGGTCTTCTGCAGGGGCTCTTGGCTTTAAAGGTTCCCGTAAATCAACACCATATGCTGCACAATTAGCTTCAGAAACAGCTGCTAAAACAGCAATGGATCATGGGATGAAAACCGTAGAAGTATCGGTAAAAGGTCCTGGCTCTGGTCGTGAATCTGCTATTCGTGCACTTCAAGCTGCAGGATTAGAAGTTACTGCAATTCGTGATGTAACACCTATTCCTCATAATGGTTGTCGTCCTCCAAAACGTCGTCGTGTTTAA
- the rpsM gene encoding 30S ribosomal protein S13: MARIAGVDIPRDKRVVISLTYIFGIGKATAEKICEACDVSEDTRVRDLTNDELDRLRKEVDKIKVEGDLRRDINMDIKRLQEIGSYRGMRHRRGLPVRGQNTKNNARTRKGKRGLAIAKKK, from the coding sequence ATGGCACGTATTGCAGGAGTAGATATTCCTAGAGATAAACGCGTTGTTATCTCATTAACCTACATTTTCGGTATCGGTAAAGCCACTGCTGAAAAGATTTGTGAAGCTTGTGATGTTTCCGAAGATACTCGTGTTCGTGACCTCACTAACGATGAACTTGACCGCCTACGTAAAGAAGTGGACAAGATCAAAGTTGAAGGTGACTTACGCCGCGATATCAATATGGATATCAAACGTTTACAAGAAATTGGTTCATACCGTGGTATGCGTCACCGTCGTGGCTTACCAGTTCGTGGACAAAATACTAAAAATAACGCACGTACCCGTAAAGGTAAACGTGGCTTAGCAATCGCTAAGAAGAAATAA
- the rpmJ gene encoding 50S ribosomal protein L36, producing the protein MKVRASVKLICEKCKVIRRSGRVMVICANPKHKQRQG; encoded by the coding sequence GTGAAAGTTAGAGCATCAGTAAAACTTATTTGTGAAAAATGCAAGGTAATTCGCCGTAGTGGCCGTGTGATGGTTATTTGTGCGAACCCTAAACATAAACAACGTCAAGGTTAA